One segment of Macrotis lagotis isolate mMagLag1 chromosome 1, bilby.v1.9.chrom.fasta, whole genome shotgun sequence DNA contains the following:
- the ATP6AP2 gene encoding renin receptor, whose protein sequence is MAALALLALLLPGVLGNEFSVLRSPESVVFRDGKWPIPGDRIPDVAALSMGFSVEEDLSWPGLAVGNLFHRPRATVLVTVKGVDSLGLLKNGVVSYPLENAVPFSLDSVANSIHTFFSEETPVVLQLAPSEERVYMVGKANAVFEDLSVTLRQLRNRLFQDNSILSSLPLNSLSRNNDVDLLFLSELQVLHDIANLLSRHKHLAKDHSPDLYSLELAGLDEIGKRYGEDSQQFKDASQILTDSLQKFADEMYGLYGGNAVVEVVTVKSFDSPLVRKTRSILQAKQNNDQENPYNLAHTYDVNYAVFFNIILWIMLGLALAVIIISYGLWNMDPGYDSIIYRMTNQKIRMD, encoded by the exons ATGGCTGCGCTCGCGCTTCTGGCTCTGCTCCTCCCCG GTGTATTGGGGAATGAGTTTAGTGTGTTAAGATCACCAGAATCTGTTGTTTTCCGAGATGGAAAATGGCCAATACCAGGAGATCGAATTCCAGATGTGGCTGCATTATCCATGGGCTTTTCTGTGGAAGAA gaTCTTTCATGGCCTGGACTTGCTGTGGGCAACTTATTCCATCGTCCTCGAGCTACTGTTTTGGTGACAGTGAAGGGAGTGGACAGTTTGGGTTTACTTAAGAATGGTGTTGTTTCATACCCACTTGAGAAT GCAGTTCCTTTCAGTCTTGACAGTGTTGCAAATTCTATCCATACGTTTTTTTCTGAGGAAACACCTGTGGTTTTACAGTTGGCTCCTAGTGAGGaa agagtgtATATGGTGGGGAAAGCAAATGCTGTATTTGAAGACCTTTCAGTTACTCTTCGACAGCTGCGCAATCGCCTATTCCAGGATAACTCCATTCTTAGTTCTCTGCCCCTTaactctctgagcaggaacaatGAT gttgatttgctatttctttctgaGTTACAAGTTCTACATGATATTGCAAATTTG TTGTCCCGACACAAGCATCTAGCCAAAGATCATTCTCCTGACTTGTATTCTCTGGAGCTGGCAGGCTTAGATGAAATTGGAAAACGCTATGGAGAAgattctcagcagttcaaagatgCTTCACAGATCCTTACTGACTCTCTACAAAAG TTTGCAGATGAAATGTATGGCCTTTATGGTGGGAATGCAGTAGTGGAAGTAGTAACCGTAAAGTCATTTGACTCCCCCCTTGTGAGGAAGACTCGTTCTATTCTTCAGGCAAAACAGAAT aaTGACCAAGAAAATCCATACAATCTTGCACATACATACGATGTAAATTATGCAGTGTTCTTCAACATAATTCTTTGGATAATGCTGGGCTTAGCCTTAGCTGTGATCATCATCTCCTATGGCCTGTGGAACATGGATCCTGGATACGATAGCATTATTTATAGAATGACAAATCAGAAGATCCGAATGGATTAA